A section of the Agarivorans litoreus genome encodes:
- a CDS encoding GGDEF domain-containing protein: MRQPQVMQAWKSVFMGFSSSSQERQFANWQWQQQRQHLFWVQSLYCLCVISYLFQSGVLAAWWQQANIGAFLALSVWFCYQILLTWRGLNLVTARSAHALLAGHAVIHFVLVFALMHGGGELQFSVVPDWLVYSLPLLFICFYLPILLAIMLIVVATLLTLSGVELLNASQIQNWPYVELPNTLVNCLLVCIIVCLCHALWRHRYTHEQGLDLFQEKEQPSSENLPLFKQSIDTDELTGCANFARFKQFSEIEIERTSRYQNAYSIVLINVNHFSRYRDKLGADEADKLLVKLANFLLSKVRKVDLLARCEKDQFVIGLPESSLYQALDTAERIHDALGSEFWLNYLDELELGSRLGVACVDGTANNIEALMSKAENAMNNHRSASALSYGR; encoded by the coding sequence ATGCGACAGCCACAAGTTATGCAAGCGTGGAAAAGCGTATTTATGGGCTTTTCTTCCTCTAGCCAAGAACGGCAATTTGCTAACTGGCAGTGGCAACAACAGCGCCAACATCTCTTTTGGGTTCAATCGCTCTATTGCTTGTGTGTTATTTCCTATCTTTTTCAATCGGGTGTACTTGCTGCTTGGTGGCAACAAGCCAATATAGGTGCATTTTTAGCATTAAGCGTTTGGTTTTGTTATCAAATATTGCTCACCTGGCGTGGTTTAAACTTGGTGACGGCTCGCTCAGCCCATGCCTTGTTAGCTGGCCATGCAGTGATTCATTTTGTTTTAGTATTCGCGTTAATGCATGGTGGAGGGGAGCTGCAGTTTAGTGTGGTTCCTGATTGGTTAGTATACAGCCTACCGTTACTGTTTATTTGTTTCTATTTGCCTATCTTGCTCGCAATTATGTTGATAGTTGTTGCTACTCTGCTCACGTTGAGTGGTGTTGAGCTTTTAAACGCAAGCCAAATACAAAATTGGCCTTATGTCGAGCTGCCAAATACCTTAGTGAACTGTTTGTTGGTATGTATCATTGTTTGTCTTTGCCATGCCTTGTGGCGCCATCGTTATACTCATGAACAAGGCTTAGATTTGTTTCAAGAGAAAGAACAGCCAAGTAGCGAAAACCTCCCTTTGTTTAAGCAATCTATCGATACCGATGAGCTTACAGGCTGTGCTAACTTTGCGCGCTTTAAACAATTTTCTGAGATAGAAATTGAACGTACCTCTCGTTATCAGAATGCCTATTCTATTGTTTTGATTAACGTCAATCATTTTAGTCGATACCGTGATAAATTAGGCGCTGATGAAGCTGATAAGCTATTGGTTAAACTAGCGAATTTTTTACTATCGAAGGTACGCAAAGTTGACTTGTTAGCGCGTTGCGAAAAAGATCAGTTTGTTATTGGTTTACCTGAATCTAGCTTGTACCAAGCTTTGGATACTGCAGAACGGATCCACGATGCTTTAGGTAGCGAATTTTGGCTCAACTATCTGGATGAGTTAGAACTTGGCTCTCGTTTGGGAGTGGCTTGCGTAGATGGCACTGCCAACAATATTGAGGCACTAATGAGCAAAGCTGAAAATGCAATGAACAATCATCGAAGTGCCAGCGCCCTAAGCTACGGACGCTAA
- a CDS encoding aminotransferase class V-fold PLP-dependent enzyme — protein sequence MTSLKHTRYRQFFPSLNGTNQPFAYLDSAASTQVPEVVLKDIEQYYRQGHANVHRASHSFARHATNAFELARKTLAEFIGAKAQNLIWTSGTTQAANLLADGLAHLVDEGDEIWVSELEHHSNLVPWQQLAFKRKANLKVIPVLDNGDIDLAYFRQQLSDKCKIVAVAHVSNSIGAMQPIPELSRLAHQFGAKIVVDGAQAVAHLDVDVNRLACDYYLFSGHKLYGPTGIGALYGSEEALELLEPSVFGGEMINKVSFETSTWNSLPYRLEAGTPNIAGAIGLASAIKFLAQFPLKERLSHERQLLAYALQQLKQHPKVELVGEPMMRVGLIAFNLQGIHPQDAATLFDQYNVALRCGHHCAMPLSSRLSPEGSIRLSLGLYNNQQDIDQAIEAIDKIMELFGE from the coding sequence GTGACTTCACTTAAGCATACTCGCTATCGACAATTTTTCCCGTCATTAAACGGTACTAATCAGCCATTTGCATACCTTGATAGCGCAGCTTCAACTCAAGTCCCTGAAGTCGTCTTAAAAGACATTGAACAATATTACCGCCAAGGTCATGCCAATGTACATAGAGCAAGTCATAGCTTTGCTCGACATGCCACCAATGCCTTTGAATTAGCAAGGAAAACACTTGCAGAATTTATTGGTGCTAAGGCGCAAAATCTTATTTGGACCAGCGGAACAACTCAAGCCGCCAACCTATTGGCAGATGGCCTCGCCCATTTAGTTGATGAAGGCGACGAAATTTGGGTTAGCGAGCTCGAACATCACTCAAACTTAGTACCTTGGCAACAATTAGCCTTTAAGCGTAAGGCGAATCTAAAAGTAATTCCTGTACTAGACAATGGTGATATAGATTTAGCTTACTTTCGCCAGCAACTTAGCGACAAATGTAAAATTGTTGCCGTTGCCCATGTATCAAACAGTATTGGTGCTATGCAGCCAATACCCGAATTATCTAGGCTAGCCCACCAGTTCGGCGCAAAAATAGTGGTGGATGGCGCACAAGCTGTAGCCCACTTAGACGTCGATGTTAATCGCTTAGCGTGTGACTATTACTTGTTTTCTGGACACAAGTTATATGGGCCAACTGGCATAGGCGCGCTATATGGAAGCGAAGAAGCCTTAGAACTGCTCGAGCCCAGCGTGTTTGGTGGAGAGATGATAAATAAGGTGTCTTTTGAAACCAGCACCTGGAACAGTCTTCCTTATCGCCTAGAGGCAGGGACCCCTAACATAGCTGGGGCAATAGGTTTGGCCTCAGCCATAAAGTTCTTAGCGCAGTTCCCTTTAAAAGAGCGTCTTAGTCACGAGCGCCAATTATTAGCTTATGCGCTACAGCAGCTTAAACAGCACCCCAAGGTTGAACTGGTTGGTGAACCGATGATGAGAGTTGGTTTAATTGCGTTCAACTTGCAAGGTATTCACCCTCAAGATGCCGCCACCCTATTTGACCAATACAATGTAGCTTTGCGCTGTGGCCATCATTGCGCAATGCCCTTAAGCAGTCGTTTGTCTCCAGAAGGCAGTATTCGTTTGTCACTTGGCTTATATAACAATCAACAAGATATTGACCAAGCGATAGAAGCAATTGATAAAATTATGGAGTTGTTTGGTGAATAG
- a CDS encoding SufE family protein translates to MNRAPQVELNIEQIEQRFVNCKSWEERYRQLLLLSKVLGPMDSQYQTQENLVQGCESDVWLYYANTQLVVDSNAKIIKGLLVIVLASFAQDAENTQITFSQTLEKLGLAHHLSESRNNGITAILQNIAKLS, encoded by the coding sequence GTGAATAGAGCACCGCAAGTTGAACTAAACATAGAACAGATTGAACAGCGCTTTGTTAATTGTAAGTCTTGGGAAGAGCGTTACCGCCAACTGCTGCTGTTAAGCAAAGTACTGGGCCCGATGGACTCTCAATACCAAACACAAGAAAACTTAGTGCAAGGCTGCGAAAGCGATGTGTGGCTGTATTATGCCAATACGCAGCTAGTAGTTGATAGTAATGCGAAAATCATCAAGGGTTTACTGGTAATCGTGCTAGCCAGCTTCGCGCAGGATGCTGAAAACACTCAAATAACATTTAGCCAAACTTTAGAAAAGCTTGGCTTAGCACATCATTTAAGTGAATCGAGAAACAATGGAATAACGGCGATATTGCAGAACATCGCAAAGTTAAGCTAA
- a CDS encoding LysR family transcriptional regulator: protein MHITPERLVYLVTVAETRSFSAAARKLGVSPSAVSQLIQNMELDLNIRLFDRVSGQAPTLTDVGRTLYVQALEIIPRLQAMEKKAQSYHEGIEDKLTIGVSGYSFFPEYGEAIKSLLAKFPQLNVKIIDVDEFDSHNFAEDGEVDILITPGELIPRRGVESVMIGRIKWLCVCAPSHPLAKIKHALSIQDLLSQIQITPAVSKFITEDLAESVRLSSQVVNCSRMYQFKQLLLNGVGFGLFPEPLARTYIANNQLVELERDFIVDDFEWPIEVVWSQALGPAGEWFIEHLTEQNSK from the coding sequence ATGCATATTACTCCCGAACGTTTAGTTTATTTGGTGACAGTAGCTGAGACGCGTTCTTTCTCAGCAGCCGCACGTAAACTGGGGGTAAGCCCTTCAGCAGTGAGCCAATTGATTCAAAACATGGAGTTGGATTTAAATATTCGACTTTTTGATCGTGTTTCTGGCCAAGCACCAACCTTAACTGACGTAGGGCGCACGCTTTATGTTCAGGCTTTGGAGATTATTCCACGCTTACAAGCTATGGAGAAGAAAGCTCAGTCTTACCATGAGGGGATTGAAGACAAATTAACCATTGGTGTATCGGGTTATAGCTTTTTTCCAGAGTATGGAGAGGCGATAAAGAGCTTGTTAGCTAAGTTTCCGCAACTAAATGTGAAGATCATTGATGTAGATGAGTTCGACTCCCATAATTTTGCTGAAGACGGGGAGGTAGACATTCTTATTACTCCTGGAGAGCTTATCCCACGTCGCGGAGTAGAGAGTGTTATGATAGGCCGAATTAAATGGTTGTGTGTTTGCGCGCCAAGCCATCCGCTTGCCAAGATAAAACATGCTTTATCTATTCAAGATCTCCTTTCACAAATTCAAATAACTCCCGCAGTGTCTAAGTTTATTACTGAAGATTTAGCTGAGTCAGTGCGCCTTAGTTCTCAGGTGGTTAATTGTTCAAGAATGTACCAATTTAAGCAGCTGTTGCTTAATGGTGTTGGCTTTGGTTTGTTCCCCGAACCTTTAGCTAGAACCTACATCGCCAATAACCAACTGGTTGAGTTAGAACGAGATTTTATTGTTGATGACTTTGAGTGGCCAATTGAAGTGGTTTGGAGCCAAGCACTTGGGCCTGCAGGGGAATGGTTTATTGAGCATTTGACGGAGCAAAACAGCAAATAA
- a CDS encoding sodium:solute symporter family protein, producing MDELKLYTYIAVFGSFGLYFAIAWWARAGSTSDFYVAGGGVTPIQNGMAIGADWMSAASFISMAGLIAFLGYGGSVFLMGWTGGYVLLAMLLAPYMRKHGKFTVPEFISDRYYSKGARIVAVLCLIIASLTYIIGQMKGVGVAFSRFLEVEYDMGLYIGMFVVWVYAVLGGMKGITYTQIAQYCVLIFAYTIPAVFISLQLTGNPIPQLGLGSTLADGSGVYLLDKLDMVVTDLGFKEYTTDNLGGTLNMFAYTMSLMIGTAGLPHVIMRFFTVPTVQAARSSAGYALVFIAILYTVAPAVGAMARFNLMNTIVPEAGDNLVYDERPQWFKDWENTGLLKFEDKNGDGKIQYVADKETNEMVKVDRDIMVLANPAIANLPNWVIALVAAGGLAAALSTAAGLLLAISSSISHDLMKGVLTPNLSDKNELLAGRIVMTLAILVSGYLGLNPPGFAAGTVALAFGLAASSIFPALMMGIFAKKMSGTAAVAGMCSGIGVTMLYVFQHKGIMFIPGTSFLGDMGPNWFLGISPNAFGVVGALVNFGVAFAVCKVTGPAPQHIQDMVDNFRVPHGAGAAHDH from the coding sequence ATGGACGAGTTAAAACTCTATACTTATATCGCTGTATTTGGCTCCTTTGGCCTGTACTTCGCCATTGCTTGGTGGGCTAGAGCAGGCTCTACCAGTGACTTCTATGTTGCTGGTGGTGGTGTTACGCCTATCCAAAATGGTATGGCAATTGGTGCTGACTGGATGAGTGCAGCTTCGTTCATTTCTATGGCGGGTTTAATTGCCTTCCTAGGATATGGTGGTTCTGTTTTTCTAATGGGCTGGACTGGTGGCTATGTGCTGCTAGCAATGTTACTAGCCCCTTATATGCGTAAGCATGGTAAGTTTACGGTGCCTGAGTTTATCTCCGATAGATACTACTCGAAAGGTGCGCGTATTGTTGCAGTATTGTGTTTGATTATCGCATCGCTTACTTACATTATCGGCCAAATGAAAGGTGTTGGTGTTGCCTTCTCTCGCTTCTTAGAAGTTGAGTACGACATGGGCTTATACATTGGCATGTTTGTAGTTTGGGTTTACGCAGTATTAGGCGGCATGAAGGGGATTACTTACACCCAGATTGCACAATATTGTGTACTTATCTTCGCTTACACCATTCCTGCGGTGTTCATTTCACTTCAACTAACAGGTAACCCTATTCCACAATTAGGCTTAGGCAGTACTTTGGCAGATGGCAGTGGTGTTTATCTGTTAGATAAACTAGATATGGTAGTTACCGATCTTGGTTTTAAAGAGTACACCACCGACAACCTAGGCGGTACTTTAAACATGTTTGCTTACACCATGTCATTAATGATTGGTACTGCAGGCTTACCTCACGTAATTATGCGCTTCTTTACTGTTCCAACGGTTCAAGCGGCCCGCTCTTCTGCTGGTTATGCCTTAGTATTCATTGCTATTTTGTACACTGTAGCGCCAGCTGTAGGTGCCATGGCTCGTTTCAACTTAATGAACACTATTGTTCCAGAAGCCGGCGATAACTTGGTTTATGACGAACGTCCACAGTGGTTCAAAGATTGGGAAAACACTGGTCTGCTGAAGTTTGAAGACAAGAACGGTGATGGCAAAATCCAATATGTTGCCGATAAAGAAACCAATGAAATGGTGAAAGTAGACCGCGACATTATGGTACTTGCTAACCCAGCTATTGCTAATCTACCTAACTGGGTAATTGCATTAGTAGCTGCTGGTGGTTTGGCGGCTGCGCTCTCAACCGCTGCTGGTTTGTTGTTGGCTATTTCATCCTCGATATCTCACGACTTAATGAAAGGTGTGCTCACGCCTAACCTCTCAGATAAGAATGAGTTGCTGGCAGGGCGAATAGTGATGACACTTGCCATTTTGGTGTCTGGTTATCTCGGTTTAAATCCGCCTGGATTTGCCGCAGGTACCGTTGCACTCGCATTTGGTTTAGCCGCTTCGTCTATCTTCCCAGCGTTGATGATGGGTATCTTTGCTAAGAAAATGAGTGGTACAGCTGCGGTAGCTGGCATGTGCTCTGGTATTGGTGTAACAATGCTTTACGTATTCCAACATAAGGGCATTATGTTTATCCCTGGTACATCATTCTTAGGTGATATGGGACCAAACTGGTTCTTAGGTATTTCGCCAAATGCCTTTGGTGTAGTAGGTGCTTTGGTTAACTTTGGTGTTGCCTTCGCAGTATGTAAAGTAACCGGTCCTGCACCACAGCATATTCAAGATATGGTTGATAACTTCCGTGTACCACATGGTGCAGGCGCAGCTCACGATCATTAA
- a CDS encoding DUF4212 domain-containing protein: MEEQTTYWQENLRLIFTCLVIWFVVSFGFGLLLVEPLNEIRLGGYKLGFWFAQQGSIYTFVALIFWYTAKMNKLDKKYHVEES, from the coding sequence ATGGAAGAACAGACTACATATTGGCAAGAAAACTTGCGCCTAATATTTACCTGTCTCGTCATATGGTTTGTGGTTTCATTTGGTTTTGGCTTACTTCTCGTTGAGCCGCTAAATGAAATTCGCTTAGGCGGATATAAACTGGGCTTTTGGTTTGCACAACAGGGCTCTATTTATACCTTTGTGGCTTTGATTTTTTGGTATACCGCCAAAATGAATAAGCTCGACAAAAAATACCATGTTGAGGAGTCATAA
- a CDS encoding IS256 family transposase, which yields MDKKALEAFAIEAAKGIKTPDDLTEFSQMLKKITVEAALNAEMDEHLGYEKHKPSKSNNTRNGKSTKRVKTEDGEFELDTPRDRLGSFDPKLVKKHQTRFTSMDDKILWLYAQGMSTRDIVNAFDEWYGAEISPSLVSRVTNAVMEEIVEWQSRPLDAIYPIVYLDCIVVKIRQDKRIINKSIFLALGINTDGQKELMGMWIAENEGAKFWLSVLTELNQRGVEDILIACVDGLKGFPDAINTVFPQTHIQLCIVHMVRNSLKYVSWKDYKAVTADLKRVYRSATEDEALLELERFSEVWDSQYPQISKSWRNHWQNLNTLFNYPEDIRRAIYTTNAIESLNSVIRKALKKRKLFPNDEAATKMVYLAIKDASKKWTMPIQNWRQAMSRFIIEFEERLEKHIN from the coding sequence ATGGATAAGAAAGCACTTGAAGCTTTTGCTATAGAAGCTGCAAAGGGAATCAAAACTCCCGATGATTTAACTGAATTCAGCCAGATGCTCAAAAAAATCACTGTTGAAGCGGCACTCAACGCTGAAATGGATGAGCATCTTGGTTATGAAAAACACAAACCTTCCAAGTCGAATAATACCCGCAATGGAAAGAGCACTAAGCGCGTAAAAACCGAAGACGGAGAGTTTGAGCTTGATACTCCTAGGGATCGCCTTGGCTCTTTTGACCCCAAGCTGGTCAAAAAACATCAAACACGATTTACCTCCATGGATGACAAGATCTTGTGGCTCTATGCGCAAGGTATGAGTACGCGTGACATCGTGAATGCTTTCGATGAGTGGTACGGGGCCGAGATATCACCCAGCCTAGTTTCGCGTGTCACAAATGCGGTGATGGAGGAAATTGTGGAGTGGCAATCTAGACCACTCGATGCCATTTATCCTATCGTCTATCTCGACTGCATCGTGGTCAAAATCCGCCAAGACAAACGCATTATCAATAAATCTATCTTCCTTGCTTTGGGCATTAACACCGACGGCCAGAAAGAGTTAATGGGCATGTGGATAGCCGAAAACGAGGGTGCTAAGTTTTGGCTGAGTGTTCTAACTGAACTCAATCAACGTGGTGTTGAAGATATACTTATCGCCTGTGTAGATGGCCTGAAGGGCTTCCCTGATGCGATCAATACCGTCTTCCCCCAAACACATATCCAGCTTTGCATAGTCCATATGGTGCGAAACTCATTGAAGTATGTATCCTGGAAAGACTACAAGGCGGTTACAGCCGACCTGAAGCGTGTGTATCGCTCAGCTACAGAAGATGAAGCTTTACTTGAGCTGGAGCGCTTTAGCGAAGTCTGGGATAGCCAGTATCCGCAAATCTCCAAATCTTGGCGCAATCACTGGCAGAACCTCAATACGCTCTTTAACTACCCTGAAGATATCCGTCGGGCCATTTACACCACCAATGCGATTGAGTCTCTCAACAGCGTAATACGCAAGGCACTAAAGAAGCGGAAACTCTTCCCAAACGATGAGGCCGCAACCAAGATGGTGTACTTAGCAATCAAAGACGCCAGCAAGAAATGGACAATGCCCATTCAAAACTGGCGCCAAGCTATGAGTCGGTTTATTATCGAGTTCGAGGAACGTCTAGAAAAACACATTAACTAG
- a CDS encoding porin → MNKLIAGLALSAMASSVSAATIYENGKTNVKIGGYLGIEAFYQAGYGDGATSDSSFEMQNKTSRIRFAFEHEMVQNWIAGAQLEWGFNPTEGSSSDDPLFSNRLGNIYFNNDSFGEIRVGKQWSAYYDIAVWTDQFWKFGGDASGTYDGRNGSDESGMGRADEALVYRKSFAGFGLAAQYQLEKDDSARDYGYQLSGKYDFDFGLSIGAAYAESGYDNTKAGYVGTPDQDKASSWLVGAVYESDMFYLAGTYGQYKKLSKKFSVDNSNPSISDKANGVEVIGFYNIDGGLYHVYAGYNGLKDKTEGSQGELSYAVGGVGWKPGQVLLALEYKFGLENKDALGTDKKQDEMSIQARYYF, encoded by the coding sequence ATGAATAAGTTAATTGCAGGGCTTGCACTTAGTGCAATGGCGAGTAGCGTTTCGGCAGCTACTATTTATGAAAACGGTAAAACTAACGTAAAGATAGGTGGTTACTTAGGTATAGAGGCTTTTTATCAAGCTGGTTACGGTGATGGAGCTACCAGTGACAGCTCGTTTGAGATGCAAAACAAAACTTCTCGGATCCGCTTTGCATTTGAACATGAAATGGTACAAAACTGGATTGCTGGTGCTCAGTTAGAGTGGGGGTTTAATCCCACAGAAGGTTCTAGTTCAGATGATCCATTATTTAGTAATCGTTTAGGTAACATCTATTTTAACAACGATAGCTTTGGCGAAATCCGCGTTGGTAAGCAATGGTCGGCCTATTACGATATTGCAGTATGGACCGACCAATTTTGGAAGTTTGGTGGTGACGCATCGGGCACTTATGATGGCCGTAACGGCAGTGACGAGTCAGGTATGGGGCGTGCCGATGAAGCCTTGGTTTACCGTAAATCTTTTGCTGGCTTTGGCTTAGCCGCCCAGTATCAATTAGAGAAGGATGATTCGGCGAGAGATTATGGTTATCAGCTAAGTGGTAAATATGATTTTGATTTTGGCCTGTCTATTGGTGCTGCTTATGCCGAAAGTGGTTATGATAATACTAAAGCTGGGTATGTAGGCACGCCAGATCAAGACAAAGCTTCTTCGTGGTTAGTGGGGGCAGTATATGAATCAGATATGTTCTACCTAGCCGGCACCTATGGTCAATACAAAAAATTAAGCAAAAAATTTAGCGTAGATAATAGTAACCCAAGTATTTCAGACAAGGCCAACGGTGTTGAAGTGATTGGCTTCTATAACATAGATGGGGGGCTTTACCATGTATATGCTGGATATAATGGCTTAAAAGATAAAACCGAAGGGAGTCAGGGAGAGCTTAGCTATGCAGTCGGTGGGGTTGGCTGGAAGCCTGGGCAAGTTCTTTTGGCCCTAGAGTATAAATTTGGTCTAGAAAACAAAGACGCACTAGGCACAGATAAAAAGCAAGATGAAATGTCGATACAAGCGCGTTATTACTTCTAG
- a CDS encoding tRNA (adenine(22)-N(1))-methyltransferase, producing the protein MKLSQRLAAISQQINQHYQDIWDCCCDHGLLGADLVKRNSADCVHFVDSVPQICLQLEQQLQRYLPYSSSSLTAPWQVHCQDVAQLKLSENDNQLVIIAGVGGELCIQLLKGILVHNHTVDFELIICPVHYQYELRQFLLSNRFGLIDEQLIEENQRYYEILHLSTTANSPISQIGDAMWDLSKPEHKAYLNKTIAHYRRMDGKMTHPALRAYETLQEKNLLDNS; encoded by the coding sequence GTGAAACTTAGTCAACGTTTAGCGGCTATTAGCCAACAAATAAACCAGCACTACCAAGATATTTGGGACTGCTGTTGCGACCACGGCTTGCTAGGTGCCGATTTAGTTAAACGCAATAGTGCAGACTGCGTGCACTTTGTTGATAGTGTGCCGCAAATTTGCCTGCAGCTAGAGCAACAATTACAGCGCTACCTTCCCTACAGTTCATCTTCATTAACTGCCCCGTGGCAAGTACATTGCCAAGACGTAGCCCAATTAAAGCTCAGCGAAAATGACAATCAACTGGTTATAATCGCTGGAGTTGGTGGTGAGCTATGTATTCAGTTGCTAAAGGGGATACTAGTACACAACCATACTGTGGACTTTGAACTCATTATTTGCCCAGTACATTATCAATATGAACTTCGGCAATTTTTACTAAGCAATCGCTTTGGTTTAATTGATGAACAGCTAATAGAAGAGAACCAGCGTTACTACGAAATACTGCATCTTTCTACCACCGCCAATTCACCAATCAGCCAAATTGGTGACGCAATGTGGGATTTGTCTAAGCCCGAACATAAAGCCTACTTAAACAAAACCATTGCACATTACCGCCGTATGGACGGAAAAATGACTCACCCAGCTTTACGAGCTTATGAAACATTGCAAGAGAAAAATTTGCTGGATAACAGCTAA
- a CDS encoding inosine/guanosine kinase has protein sequence MKFPGQRKSKHYFPVESRDPLTNELNPIISPKHTHITGIDQTLVDIEAHVDQAFIDRHKLVKGNSLLIDDLAAQTLYQELQDNQLITAEFAGGTIGNTLHNYSTLADGRSVMFGVMSQNITIGDYAYRYLCNTSSRVDLNHLQAVNGPVGRCFTLISDCGERTFAISKGHMDKLTPEFIDEKLVKTGAALALTAYLMRAGEDPITQAAMQAIEYAHQAKVPVVLTLGTRFLIKDDPKWWQQFINEHVTVLAMNEEEAEALTGESDVLLACEKALDWCDLILCTAGSRGLFMAGYTDEAFKRTTSHTLLPGAIPEFNQYEFSRPMLRVDCQQALKVYSHIAPFMGGPEKITNTNGAGDGALSALLHDMAANVFHRRNVEQSSKHRFDALSYSSFAQICKYANRVSYEVLAQHSPRLSRGLPEREESLEEVYWER, from the coding sequence ATGAAATTTCCTGGCCAACGTAAATCCAAACACTATTTTCCGGTTGAATCTCGTGACCCATTAACCAACGAACTCAATCCAATTATTAGCCCTAAACACACGCACATTACCGGTATTGATCAGACCTTGGTAGATATTGAGGCTCACGTTGACCAAGCATTTATCGATCGTCATAAGCTAGTAAAAGGTAACTCACTGTTGATCGATGACCTAGCAGCTCAAACCCTTTACCAAGAACTGCAAGACAACCAGCTAATAACTGCAGAGTTTGCTGGCGGCACTATCGGCAATACCCTTCACAACTACTCTACCTTAGCAGATGGTCGATCAGTGATGTTTGGGGTAATGAGTCAGAACATCACTATTGGTGATTATGCCTATCGCTATTTATGCAATACCTCTTCAAGAGTTGACCTCAATCACTTGCAAGCCGTAAACGGCCCAGTAGGTCGATGTTTCACTTTGATAAGCGATTGCGGAGAGCGCACATTTGCTATCTCTAAAGGCCACATGGATAAACTCACTCCTGAGTTTATTGATGAAAAACTTGTAAAAACCGGAGCAGCTCTGGCACTCACCGCCTACCTTATGCGCGCGGGCGAAGATCCTATTACTCAAGCAGCCATGCAAGCCATAGAGTATGCCCACCAAGCAAAAGTACCGGTTGTGCTAACCTTAGGCACCCGTTTCTTAATCAAAGATGATCCCAAATGGTGGCAACAGTTCATTAACGAACATGTCACGGTGCTGGCTATGAATGAAGAAGAAGCAGAAGCGCTCACCGGTGAAAGTGATGTGTTGTTAGCTTGCGAAAAAGCCCTAGATTGGTGCGATCTTATTTTGTGTACTGCTGGCTCACGTGGCTTATTTATGGCTGGTTACACCGACGAAGCTTTTAAGCGAACCACCAGTCATACCCTACTTCCAGGTGCTATTCCAGAATTCAACCAATATGAATTCTCCCGCCCCATGTTAAGAGTAGATTGCCAACAAGCACTCAAAGTATACTCACATATTGCCCCATTTATGGGTGGCCCGGAAAAAATAACCAATACCAATGGCGCTGGGGATGGCGCCTTATCAGCACTGCTTCACGACATGGCTGCAAACGTATTTCACCGTCGCAATGTTGAGCAATCCAGTAAACACCGCTTTGATGCCTTAAGTTACTCATCATTTGCGCAAATTTGTAAATACGCAAACCGTGTAAGTTATGAGGTGTTAGCTCAACATAGCCCTCGCCTTTCACGTGGGCTACCGGAGCGCGAAGAGAGCTTAGAAGAAGTTTATTGGGAGCGCTAG